One window from the genome of Brachyspira hampsonii encodes:
- a CDS encoding penicillin-binding protein 1A — protein MKKLLKKISDKYNNINIEQFKKFYIVSLILIFSIITIIFSFLVADIVMQPDVQAVELYKPTIPTKIYDIKGEVISEFFTEQRSLVEYKDLPPQLIEAIISMEDNNFMSHFGIDIIGIFRGTIGNILTGRRARGASTLTQQVARNIVLKSTERTITRKLKEIWVTFQIEKRLTKEEIVTLYFNQIYFGHSVYGVQAASRFYFNKDVQNLDLAECAMLATLPPAPNAYSPINNPNISIARHKVVLNRMADLKFITIDEANKAHKEFWESYTGKIGRRGSTAYSASIDRAPYVTEYVRRQLVDKYGEKALKEDGLKIYTTIDIEKQEAAQKLLTEALTEYNNKYEGGSMDIINLYNRETIDKMKMLSVLFNLPENTAYSKFNIAIRDTLNKYTTLPLALMSDIFGMEEVNDITMEVMKADEAELSRQIEGALVSIDPRNGYIVSMVGGSGFTARNQFNRATQARRQAGSAFKPFVYAASMDVTNYSPSTIVSDAPIGFVPEEGEDGEVWIPKNYSGNFKGDVSLRYALAASLNIATVNVLNYVGITNAIRYVEPIFKAEPDSDKSKRMFNHDLTLGLGTGLFTPLELTTGFAEFANEGKEVNPILIRYVTDRYGIVMDNFEEELKKEVTLRGGPKQVVSKEVAYIISDILMGVLRGGTATSAMYEAKFTRRGAGKTGTSNDWKDAWFVGYTPELATGIWIGFDSFKYSLGNNQVGGRVAAPIWGKYMVEALKEVKPTWYTKPENVISMQVCAISGKLPGPSCYSFQTDLFVKDKVPTETCNVCSHYLEDSNELDNIIDSFLNY, from the coding sequence TTGAAAAAACTATTAAAAAAAATATCAGACAAATATAACAATATTAATATAGAGCAGTTCAAAAAATTTTATATAGTATCATTGATATTAATATTTTCAATAATAACTATAATATTTTCTTTTTTAGTTGCTGATATAGTTATGCAGCCGGATGTACAAGCTGTGGAATTATACAAGCCTACAATACCCACAAAAATATATGATATAAAAGGCGAAGTAATATCTGAATTTTTTACAGAACAAAGATCATTAGTTGAATATAAAGATTTACCTCCTCAATTAATAGAAGCAATAATATCTATGGAAGATAATAATTTCATGTCCCATTTCGGAATAGATATTATAGGAATATTCAGAGGCACAATAGGAAACATATTAACCGGAAGAAGAGCAAGAGGTGCAAGTACATTAACTCAGCAGGTTGCTAGAAACATAGTATTAAAATCTACAGAAAGAACCATAACAAGAAAATTAAAAGAAATATGGGTTACTTTCCAAATAGAAAAAAGACTTACTAAAGAAGAAATAGTAACTTTATACTTCAATCAAATATATTTCGGACATTCTGTATACGGGGTTCAGGCAGCAAGCAGATTTTATTTTAATAAAGATGTACAAAATTTAGATTTAGCAGAATGTGCAATGCTTGCCACACTTCCGCCTGCTCCTAATGCATACTCCCCTATTAATAATCCTAATATATCAATAGCAAGACATAAAGTTGTTCTTAATAGAATGGCTGATTTAAAATTCATAACTATAGATGAAGCTAATAAAGCACATAAAGAATTTTGGGAATCTTATACAGGAAAAATAGGAAGAAGAGGATCAACTGCATATAGTGCATCAATAGACAGAGCTCCTTATGTTACAGAATATGTTAGAAGACAATTAGTAGATAAATACGGAGAAAAAGCATTAAAAGAAGACGGACTAAAAATATACACTACTATAGATATAGAAAAACAGGAAGCTGCTCAGAAATTATTGACAGAAGCCCTTACAGAATATAACAATAAATATGAAGGCGGATCTATGGATATAATTAATCTCTATAATAGAGAAACCATAGACAAAATGAAAATGCTTTCTGTATTATTTAATCTTCCTGAAAATACAGCTTATAGTAAATTTAATATTGCCATAAGAGATACTTTAAATAAATATACCACTTTGCCTTTAGCATTAATGTCCGACATATTCGGAATGGAAGAAGTTAATGATATAACTATGGAAGTAATGAAAGCCGATGAAGCGGAACTTTCAAGACAGATTGAAGGAGCTTTGGTTTCAATAGATCCTAGAAACGGATATATTGTTTCAATGGTTGGAGGTTCAGGATTTACAGCAAGAAACCAATTTAACAGGGCCACTCAGGCAAGAAGACAGGCTGGAAGTGCTTTCAAACCTTTCGTATATGCTGCTTCAATGGATGTTACTAATTACAGTCCTTCTACTATTGTAAGCGATGCTCCTATAGGTTTTGTACCTGAAGAAGGTGAAGACGGGGAAGTTTGGATACCTAAGAACTATTCAGGAAATTTCAAAGGAGATGTAAGTTTAAGATATGCATTGGCAGCATCATTAAATATAGCTACTGTTAATGTACTTAACTATGTAGGAATAACAAATGCTATAAGATATGTAGAGCCTATATTTAAAGCTGAGCCTGATTCTGATAAATCTAAAAGAATGTTTAATCATGATTTGACATTAGGACTTGGTACAGGATTATTTACTCCTTTGGAACTTACAACAGGTTTTGCTGAGTTTGCTAATGAAGGTAAAGAAGTTAATCCTATACTTATAAGATATGTTACTGACAGATACGGAATAGTTATGGATAATTTTGAAGAGGAGCTTAAAAAAGAAGTAACATTGAGAGGAGGACCTAAACAGGTTGTAAGCAAAGAAGTTGCATATATCATAAGCGACATTTTAATGGGAGTATTAAGAGGCGGTACTGCTACAAGTGCTATGTACGAAGCTAAATTCACAAGAAGAGGGGCAGGAAAAACAGGTACTTCCAATGATTGGAAAGATGCTTGGTTTGTAGGATATACTCCTGAACTTGCTACAGGTATATGGATTGGATTTGACTCATTTAAATATTCTTTAGGAAATAATCAGGTTGGAGGAAGAGTTGCTGCTCCTATATGGGGTAAATATATGGTTGAGGCATTGAAAGAGGTTAAGCCTACTTGGTATACAAAACCTGAAAATGTTATCAGCATGCAGGTTTGTGCTATAAGCGGTAAACTTCCTGGACCTTCATGCTACAGTTTCCAAACGGATTTATTTGTAAAAGACAAAGTACCTACTGAAACTTGTAATGTATGTTCTCATTATTTGGAAGATTCTAATGAACTTGACAATATAATAGATTCATTCCTTAATTATTAA
- a CDS encoding conjugal transfer protein TraB — protein sequence MDKKLIENIDSKVLRYKNILAIPSIHSRVYFSLAVREAFEKFNPDIVAIEHPANFADSLREAVSRLPFVSLIIREIENEAVYIPIDPSDSIIEAVRLAIDEEIPFFPIDKDITSINSNSHYLMPDDYVMKNIGLEKFYTEVKNNYIFHKDEADEEREIFMAKNLHELSKKYNKILLVIGMSHWENIVSILKKLDDEKLDSKAKEEIINKKFSEDDEEYIYSEPKIYNVHKESLNKMLGEFPFTTYMYELYRNGELENFDKINIIETIFKEAKMRYKLPISLLQQKNMMKYLRNLCLLDNYIIPDYIDMLTAAKCMINNDYALEVMEGMEYYPHYTEEDENYPTIKLNRDPSTNGMEGMLKDKKIKLHKYDNVWKTSFKKVNVTTRPSEKYEGEWEDVWNKRTNLLSHVPEDILMEKHMNILRDKIRNMLTEDKAKIEPFTVSIKDGIDMRETIRNYYKNEIYVKEIPKIKGNIGHMVVIFDDEHDEDYDWNIVWYSEAHDDSDLILYSTEPGNTLVGPGISKCYFGGYASLMPPQAPHDVWRIYPQLKKEGIVRNYADLLLYTAIIYSVDKYLGYVAPTPPSNILKEFAKKNSVEVVYVPLTTFSSETLRKLRHFHVLGNKRLRKIADDYII from the coding sequence ATGGATAAAAAACTAATAGAGAATATAGATTCTAAGGTTCTAAGATATAAAAATATACTTGCAATACCTTCGATACATTCAAGGGTTTATTTTTCTTTGGCTGTAAGAGAGGCTTTTGAAAAATTTAACCCAGACATTGTCGCAATAGAACATCCTGCTAATTTTGCAGATTCATTAAGAGAGGCTGTAAGCAGACTTCCATTTGTAAGTCTTATAATAAGAGAAATTGAAAATGAAGCTGTTTATATACCAATAGATCCGTCCGACTCTATAATAGAGGCTGTTCGTCTTGCTATTGATGAGGAAATACCATTCTTTCCTATAGATAAAGATATCACTTCAATAAACTCGAATTCTCATTATCTTATGCCTGATGATTATGTTATGAAAAATATAGGACTTGAAAAATTCTATACTGAAGTAAAAAACAATTATATATTTCATAAAGATGAAGCAGATGAAGAGAGAGAAATATTCATGGCTAAAAACCTTCATGAACTCTCTAAAAAATATAATAAAATACTTCTTGTTATAGGAATGTCTCATTGGGAAAATATCGTATCTATATTAAAAAAACTAGATGATGAAAAATTAGACAGCAAAGCAAAAGAAGAAATAATAAATAAAAAATTTTCAGAAGATGATGAAGAATATATATATTCAGAGCCTAAAATATATAATGTACATAAAGAATCATTAAATAAAATGCTTGGAGAATTCCCATTCACAACTTATATGTATGAACTGTATAGAAACGGAGAGCTAGAAAACTTTGATAAAATTAATATTATAGAAACAATATTCAAAGAAGCAAAGATGAGATATAAACTTCCAATCTCATTACTCCAGCAAAAAAATATGATGAAATATTTAAGAAACTTATGTCTCCTTGACAATTACATCATACCAGACTATATAGATATGCTCACAGCAGCAAAATGCATGATAAATAATGATTATGCCTTAGAAGTTATGGAAGGTATGGAATATTATCCTCATTACACTGAAGAAGATGAGAACTACCCTACTATAAAATTAAACAGAGATCCAAGTACAAATGGTATGGAAGGCATGCTAAAAGACAAAAAAATAAAACTTCATAAATATGATAATGTATGGAAAACATCTTTCAAAAAAGTTAATGTTACAACGCGTCCTAGTGAAAAATACGAAGGAGAATGGGAAGATGTTTGGAATAAAAGAACGAACCTTCTCTCTCATGTACCTGAAGATATACTAATGGAAAAGCATATGAATATACTTAGGGATAAAATTAGGAACATGCTTACAGAGGATAAAGCAAAAATAGAACCTTTCACGGTAAGTATCAAAGATGGTATTGATATGCGTGAAACTATAAGAAACTATTATAAAAATGAAATATATGTTAAAGAAATTCCAAAAATCAAAGGAAATATTGGACATATGGTTGTAATATTTGATGATGAGCATGATGAGGATTATGATTGGAATATAGTTTGGTACAGCGAAGCACATGATGACAGCGACTTGATACTATATTCTACTGAACCGGGAAATACTCTTGTAGGACCTGGAATATCCAAATGTTACTTTGGAGGATATGCCTCTTTAATGCCGCCTCAGGCTCCGCATGATGTTTGGAGAATATATCCTCAGTTAAAAAAAGAAGGAATAGTTAGAAATTATGCTGATTTACTTCTATACACTGCCATCATATATTCTGTAGACAAATATTTAGGGTATGTTGCTCCTACTCCTCCTTCAAATATATTGAAAGAATTTGCTAAAAAGAATTCTGTTGAAGTAGTTTATGTTCCTCTCACTACTTTTTCAAGTGAAACTTTAAGAAAGTTAAGACATTTCCATGTACTTGGAAACAAAAGACTTAGAAAAATAGCTGATGATTATATAATATAA
- a CDS encoding outer membrane beta-barrel protein has product MKKLLLIISIFISINLSLLAASGFEGIINIPSGLSVGIPMGELEGVERKIGFGFDIGITALFGYVIDFKNNVGLSILAETGYSYDTYSYSLYSDSTKSIINTSAFHSFQIGLLPKINIYDFSIGIGGGLKIPIAGTEEKREVTYGTNYASVGSTMNMMDIVNKYDKMNVIPYVKLTLDYSVFNNYNIGANFGLYFDYEFGLRKKIDETKYISTDAFGVGLQVGLRFSPFNRSQNIAYKKE; this is encoded by the coding sequence ATGAAAAAATTATTATTAATTATAAGTATATTTATATCAATTAACTTATCACTTTTGGCAGCAAGCGGATTTGAAGGAATAATTAATATACCTTCTGGCCTATCTGTTGGAATACCTATGGGAGAACTTGAAGGTGTTGAAAGAAAAATAGGTTTTGGTTTTGATATTGGTATTACAGCACTGTTTGGATATGTAATAGATTTTAAAAATAATGTAGGGCTTAGTATATTGGCAGAAACAGGATATAGTTATGATACTTATTCTTATTCACTATATTCTGATAGTACAAAGTCAATTATTAATACTTCTGCTTTCCATAGTTTTCAAATAGGTCTTTTACCTAAAATAAATATTTATGACTTTTCCATAGGTATTGGAGGAGGATTGAAAATTCCTATAGCAGGAACGGAAGAAAAGAGAGAGGTTACTTATGGCACTAATTATGCATCTGTAGGAAGTACAATGAATATGATGGATATAGTAAATAAATATGATAAAATGAATGTTATACCTTATGTTAAATTAACATTAGATTATTCTGTATTTAATAATTATAATATAGGAGCAAATTTTGGATTGTATTTTGATTATGAATTTGGTCTAAGAAAAAAAATTGACGAAACAAAATATATATCTACAGATGCATTTGGGGTTGGTTTGCAGGTAGGTTTAAGATTCAGTCCTTTTAATAGAAGCCAAAATATTGCATACAAAAAAGAGTGA
- the mnmE gene encoding tRNA uridine-5-carboxymethylaminomethyl(34) synthesis GTPase MnmE: protein MNEYDIKDTIAALSTPYSKSALAIIRMSGSGALEIASKICFYANNENKNINNFEHRKTYYALIKDENNIPIDEVIVLSSLSPNTFTSEDTIEFISHGSIIVIDSIMNVLMRNGARAANRGEFTYRAYINGRIGISEAEAIHDLIDSNNKLMAEASIYKMRGRLTREIDKLRENIKNSLMLVYGELDFPEDDTESFSYDKLIENFKIIKKDIENILSNSKRVENLINGIKVSILGRVNAGKSSIFNMILDRERAIVSNIAGTTRDFLSENIYIENIPFYLMDTAGFHKNADNDIELEGIERAKKCAYESDIILAVFDGSDIANEDDINLIEFLKTLENKNIIYILNKSDVYKKFNKEIESNNIIDISTKTKAGKDELISALKNYVSDSDIDLFNKETYVNNRERGYLESGLKQIEICIKKSIEHFSLDEVAEEMNILNNILGNVSGKVDAEEVINEIFANFCIGK, encoded by the coding sequence ATGAATGAATATGATATAAAAGATACTATAGCAGCATTATCAACTCCATATTCAAAAAGTGCATTAGCTATAATAAGAATGTCAGGAAGCGGAGCATTAGAAATAGCATCAAAAATATGTTTTTATGCTAATAATGAAAATAAGAATATAAATAATTTTGAACATAGAAAAACTTATTATGCTTTAATAAAAGATGAAAATAATATTCCTATAGATGAGGTTATAGTATTATCTTCTTTGTCTCCTAATACTTTTACATCTGAAGATACAATAGAATTTATATCCCATGGCAGTATTATTGTTATAGATTCTATTATGAATGTATTGATGAGAAATGGGGCAAGGGCAGCTAATAGGGGAGAGTTTACATACAGAGCTTATATCAATGGAAGAATAGGTATAAGTGAGGCTGAGGCTATACATGATTTAATAGATTCTAATAATAAACTTATGGCTGAGGCTAGCATATATAAAATGAGAGGCAGACTTACAAGGGAAATAGATAAACTTAGAGAAAATATAAAGAATTCTCTTATGCTTGTTTATGGAGAATTAGATTTCCCTGAAGATGATACTGAAAGTTTTTCTTATGATAAGCTGATAGAAAATTTTAAGATTATAAAAAAAGATATAGAAAATATTTTATCTAATTCTAAAAGAGTTGAAAATCTTATTAATGGTATAAAGGTTTCTATATTAGGCAGAGTTAATGCCGGTAAAAGCAGTATATTTAATATGATATTAGATAGAGAAAGAGCTATTGTATCAAATATAGCAGGGACTACAAGAGATTTTTTAAGTGAAAATATTTATATTGAGAATATACCTTTTTATTTAATGGATACGGCAGGGTTTCATAAAAATGCTGATAATGATATTGAACTTGAAGGGATTGAAAGGGCAAAAAAATGTGCTTATGAATCTGATATTATACTTGCTGTATTTGACGGAAGCGATATAGCAAATGAAGATGATATTAATTTAATAGAGTTTTTGAAAACATTGGAAAATAAAAATATTATATATATACTTAATAAAAGCGATGTATATAAAAAATTTAATAAAGAAATAGAATCAAATAATATCATCGATATAAGTACAAAAACAAAAGCTGGAAAAGATGAATTGATATCCGCTTTGAAAAATTATGTTTCTGATTCTGATATTGATCTTTTTAATAAGGAAACTTATGTTAATAATAGAGAAAGGGGGTATTTAGAAAGCGGACTTAAACAGATTGAGATATGTATAAAAAAATCAATCGAACATTTTTCATTAGATGAGGTTGCTGAAGAGATGAATATATTAAATAATATACTTGGAAATGTCAGCGGAAAAGTTGATGCTGAAGAAGTAATTAATGAAATATTTGCTAATTTCTGTATAGGTAAATAG
- the tsaE gene encoding tRNA (adenosine(37)-N6)-threonylcarbamoyltransferase complex ATPase subunit type 1 TsaE yields MKKEIIKEEKNINLEGIEKIAEFFKNILKDGDIVIMEGNLGFGKTTFVRVLSRFLESTDIVSSPSFTLINEYDIILNGEESILRHVDLYRLEKEEELDDIGFKDKIRENGITMIEWGGKFKDYFEAPYYLFEIEMQEENNRLYRISLIS; encoded by the coding sequence ATGAAAAAAGAAATTATTAAAGAAGAGAAGAATATAAATCTTGAAGGTATAGAAAAAATTGCTGAATTTTTTAAAAATATATTAAAAGATGGTGATATTGTTATAATGGAAGGAAATCTAGGATTTGGAAAGACTACATTTGTAAGAGTATTATCCAGATTTCTTGAAAGCACAGATATTGTTAGCAGTCCGTCATTTACTTTGATAAATGAGTATGATATAATTTTAAATGGTGAAGAAAGTATTTTAAGACATGTTGATTTATACAGGCTTGAAAAGGAAGAGGAGCTTGATGATATAGGATTTAAGGACAAAATTAGAGAGAATGGAATTACCATGATAGAATGGGGCGGAAAATTTAAAGATTATTTTGAAGCTCCGTATTACTTATTTGAAATAGAAATGCAAGAAGAAAATAACAGGTTATATAGGATTAGTTTAATTTCATGA
- a CDS encoding WESB_1763 family membrane protein, producing the protein MIQMNKNTSFVDAYNFWSYLLIAIVFFNYLFFRSLIIDNNSFIYLITFILDYIVLISFFLLVFYKFYNCIFNSEPFLAVFGILFIISGTLRLYAIEINIYNYIELLYFISIFILTIKIFASIIKSNNITELDRGIYVFMLISLASSNINYILISSNKIIDTDIFHYISTFISAYMSKLSSFSFLILMIAYILFFMKKVVMKNINKSFFFIIMIVILSIIAILVFGNSFFLIVVSFFGALGIVMYLPFTVYLVVIIMFLMTLFTSFMSSLVSRYYYPKLIVFTLFMLAGLDMSNFALRLISIFAIMEMLAVCNSKKDDEEYLTNNTL; encoded by the coding sequence ATGATTCAAATGAATAAAAATACTTCTTTTGTAGATGCATACAATTTCTGGTCATATTTACTTATTGCTATCGTATTTTTTAACTATTTATTTTTCAGATCTTTAATAATTGATAATAATTCTTTTATATATTTAATTACATTTATTTTAGATTATATTGTATTAATATCTTTTTTTCTTCTAGTATTTTATAAATTTTACAACTGCATATTTAATTCAGAACCTTTTTTGGCTGTATTTGGAATATTGTTTATAATATCAGGTACTCTAAGACTTTATGCTATAGAAATTAATATTTATAATTATATAGAGTTATTATATTTTATATCCATATTCATTCTCACAATTAAAATTTTTGCTTCTATAATAAAATCAAATAATATAACGGAATTAGATAGAGGAATATATGTCTTTATGCTTATTTCTTTAGCATCATCTAATATTAATTATATTTTAATATCATCAAATAAAATAATAGATACTGATATTTTTCATTATATATCTACTTTTATATCAGCGTATATGAGTAAATTATCATCTTTTTCATTTTTAATATTAATGATAGCTTATATACTTTTTTTCATGAAAAAAGTTGTTATGAAAAATATTAATAAATCATTCTTTTTTATCATTATGATTGTAATATTATCAATAATAGCAATATTGGTATTTGGTAATTCTTTCTTTTTGATTGTAGTATCATTCTTTGGTGCTTTAGGTATTGTTATGTATTTACCTTTTACTGTTTATCTTGTAGTAATTATAATGTTTTTAATGACTTTATTCACATCTTTTATGAGTTCTTTGGTATCAAGATATTATTATCCTAAATTGATAGTATTTACTTTATTTATGCTTGCGGGACTTGATATGAGCAATTTTGCATTAAGATTAATATCTATATTTGCTATTATGGAGATGCTTGCGGTATGTAATTCAAAAAAAGACGATGAAGAATATTTGACAAATAATACTCTATAA
- a CDS encoding L,D-transpeptidase family protein — translation MFYEKIVIVIIVFNIINSFLFAGDFLEEQKRYSRVRTAIKEKDNIVKNILNNNNIKLEELNILITAYKQEDILEIYAKNKSDDTYKKIASYNIAAKSGILGPKRMEGDLQVPEGFYHIDRFNPASSYYLSLGINYPNEADKKKSNASRLGGDIFIHGADVTIGCMPMTDDKIKEIYLYALYAKDNGQNKIPVYIFPFKMTDRNFDYYKKYYDESLINFWSNLKKGYDIFQKTKKELNIKIDSKGNYIF, via the coding sequence GTGTTTTATGAAAAAATTGTAATTGTTATTATTGTATTTAATATAATTAATTCTTTTTTGTTTGCCGGAGATTTTCTTGAGGAGCAGAAAAGATACAGCAGAGTAAGAACAGCAATAAAAGAAAAAGATAATATTGTTAAAAATATTTTAAATAATAATAATATAAAATTAGAAGAATTAAATATATTAATAACAGCATACAAACAAGAAGATATACTTGAAATATATGCTAAAAATAAATCTGATGATACATACAAAAAAATAGCTTCATATAACATAGCAGCAAAATCCGGCATACTAGGTCCTAAGAGAATGGAAGGAGATTTGCAGGTTCCAGAGGGTTTTTACCATATAGATAGATTCAATCCTGCAAGCAGCTATTATCTTTCTTTAGGTATTAATTATCCTAATGAAGCTGATAAAAAGAAAAGTAATGCCTCAAGATTAGGAGGAGATATATTTATTCATGGTGCTGATGTTACTATAGGATGCATGCCTATGACCGATGATAAAATAAAAGAAATATATTTATATGCTTTATATGCTAAAGATAATGGACAAAATAAAATACCTGTTTATATTTTTCCTTTTAAAATGACAGATAGAAATTTTGATTATTATAAAAAATATTATGATGAATCTTTAATAAACTTTTGGTCAAATTTAAAAAAAGGATATGATATATTTCAAAAAACTAAAAAAGAATTGAATATTAAAATAGATTCTAAAGGAAACTATATATTTTAA
- a CDS encoding GNAT family N-acetyltransferase: MFKIEKAGIENIEDISILAKNIYLKYNSNLDTDEGINNVLTFISANNMKLRYFMQGSLMLIAKNKDDIIVGMLEITDFDHISLFFVDDRYFKLGIASSLFNEAKNILNSDKYTVKSSHYAYNFYKKLGFIELYNDIQEENGVHFHYMIY, from the coding sequence ATGTTTAAAATTGAGAAGGCGGGAATTGAAAATATTGAAGATATTTCTATTCTCGCCAAAAATATATATTTGAAATACAATTCCAATTTAGATACAGATGAAGGTATTAATAATGTATTAACTTTTATATCAGCTAATAACATGAAATTAAGATATTTTATGCAAGGCTCTTTAATGCTTATTGCTAAAAATAAAGATGATATAATAGTTGGAATGCTTGAAATAACGGATTTCGATCATATTTCTCTTTTTTTCGTAGATGACAGATATTTTAAATTAGGTATAGCAAGCAGTTTATTTAATGAAGCAAAAAACATTTTAAATTCAGATAAGTACACTGTAAAATCAAGTCATTATGCATATAATTTTTATAAAAAACTAGGATTTATAGAATTATATAATGATATTCAGGAAGAAAACGGAGTACATTTTCATTATATGATTTATTAA
- a CDS encoding ABC transporter ATP-binding protein yields the protein MENILKVENLKMYYHTSKGLVKAINDISFQIKKGETLGIVGESGCGKTSLGTSLLRMPSIPGKYEGGRIILDNEDIIPLKEEYVRKNIRWTKISMVFQGAMNSLTPVYTIEKQMIETINRHVDINKSDACKLIEEYLGYVGLHADVAKRYPHELSGGMKQRVVIATALFLKPKLIILDEPTTALDVIVQAQIINLLKKLKKDFDLSFIFITHDLALEAEIADKVCVMYGGKILELADNKEIYENSKHPYTKRLLKATPRLNKAVSKLEFIEGTPPDLLNPPKGCMFYDRCKERIDECKNDEPILKDLGNGHLCACHLVN from the coding sequence ATGGAAAATATATTGAAAGTAGAAAATTTAAAAATGTATTATCATACCTCAAAAGGTTTAGTAAAAGCAATTAATGATATAAGCTTTCAAATAAAGAAAGGCGAAACTTTAGGTATTGTCGGAGAATCAGGATGCGGAAAAACTAGTCTTGGCACATCTCTTTTAAGAATGCCTTCTATACCTGGAAAATATGAAGGCGGAAGAATAATACTTGATAATGAAGATATTATCCCTCTTAAAGAAGAGTATGTAAGAAAGAATATAAGGTGGACTAAAATATCTATGGTTTTTCAAGGAGCTATGAATTCTCTCACTCCTGTGTATACAATAGAAAAGCAGATGATAGAAACTATAAACAGACATGTTGATATAAACAAATCAGATGCCTGCAAACTTATAGAAGAATATTTGGGATATGTAGGTCTTCATGCCGATGTTGCTAAAAGATATCCTCATGAACTTTCAGGAGGTATGAAGCAGAGAGTTGTTATAGCTACTGCATTATTTTTGAAGCCTAAACTTATTATCCTTGATGAGCCTACTACTGCATTAGATGTTATAGTTCAGGCACAGATTATAAATTTATTAAAAAAACTAAAGAAAGATTTTGATTTATCATTTATTTTTATCACTCATGATTTAGCATTAGAAGCTGAAATTGCAGATAAAGTATGCGTTATGTATGGAGGAAAAATATTAGAACTTGCAGACAATAAAGAAATATACGAAAATTCTAAACACCCATATACAAAAAGACTTTTAAAAGCTACTCCTAGATTAAATAAAGCTGTAAGTAAATTGGAGTTTATAGAAGGAACTCCTCCTGATTTGCTTAATCCTCCTAAAGGCTGCATGTTTTATGACAGATGCAAAGAAAGAATAGATGAATGCAAAAATGATGAACCTATATTAAAAGATTTAGGAAATGGGCATTTATGTGCATGCCATTTGGTTAATTAG